Below is a window of Demequina muriae DNA.
ACACGCCCGGTGCGCAGGTCCTCACGGGCAGCGCGGTCAGCAGCGTATCGACCGTGTCGCGGATGGCCCATGCCCGCGCGTACGGGCCGAAGTACCGGACTCCCTGCTTGCGATCGCCCCGCATCACCTGCATGCGCGGGTACTTCTCGTTGAGCGTCACGGCCAGATACGGGTAGGACTTGTCGTCCTTGAACCTCACGTTGAACCGCGGGTCGTACTGCTTGATCCACGTGTGCTCGAGGATGAGCGCCTCGACCTCGTTGCGCACGACGGTCCACTCGACCGATGCGGCCGTGGTCACCATCTGCTGCGTCCGTGGGTGCAGACCGCTCAGCGACTGGAAGTAGCTCGACAGCCGGGCGCGGAGGTTGTTCGCCTTGCCCACGTAGACGACTCGTCCGTGGGGGTCACGGAAGCGATACACGCCCGGGTCCGTGGGAATGCTGCCGGGCGCGGGCCGGTAGTCCGCGGGGTTGGTCACGGCCGCCAGCCTACGCGGGGGCCTCGACGCCGAGGATCTCCTTGAGGAACCGACCGGTGTGGCTCGCCTCGACGTCGGCGATGTGCTCCGGGGTGCCCTCGGCCACCACCAGACCGCCGCCGTTGCCCCCTTCGGGCCCCATGTCGATGACCCAGTCCGCCGACTTGATGACGTCGAGATTGTGCTCGATCACGATGACGGTGTTGCCCTTGTCCACCAGGTCCTGGAGAACGCCCAGGAGCTTGCTCACATCCTCGAAGTGCAGGCCGGTGGTGGGCTCGTCGAGGACGTAGATGGTGCGACCCGTGGATCGACGCTGGAGCTCCGAGGCGAGCTTGACGCGCTGCGCCTCGCCGCCCGACAGGGTAGGCGCCGGCTGACCCAGCCGCACATACCCGAGGCCGACGTCCACGAGGGTGCGCAGGTGTCGGGAGATCGTGGGGATCGCCTCGAAGAACTCCGCCGCCTGCTCGATCGGCATGTCCAGCACGTCGGCGACCGTCTTGCCCTTGAAGTGCACCTCGAGGGTCTCGCGGTTGTACCGGGCTCCCCGACAGACCTCGCACGGCACGTACACGTCGGGGAGGAAGTTCATCTCGATCTTGAGCGTCCCGTCGCCGGAGCACGACTCGCACCTGCCGCCCTTGACGTTGAACGAGAAGCGGCCGGGTCCGTAGCCGCGCACCTTGGCCTCGTTGGTCTCCGCGAAGAGCTTGCGGACCTTGTCCCACACACCCGTGTAGGTGGCGGGGTTCGAGCGTGGCGTGCGCCCAATGGGCCCCTGGTCCACGTGGACGATCTTGTCGAGGTGGTCCGTCCCCGTGATGCGCGTGTGGCGCCCGGCGACCTGACGCGCGCCGTTGAGGGTGTTGGCGAGCGACGTGTAGAGGATCGAATTCACCAGGGTCGACTTGCCCGATCCCGACACCCCGGTGACGGCCGTGAGCACACCCAAGGGGAACGTCACGTCGATGTCCTGCAGGTTGTGCTCCCGGGCGCCCACGACCGTCAGGGCACGATCGGCATCGCGCTGGCGGCGCTCAGCCGGCATGGCAATCGCACGCCGTCCTGCCACGTACGCGCCGGTGATCGAACGCTCGTTGACGAGGAGCTCGTCGTAGGTGCCCGAGTGGACCACCTCTCCCCCGTGCTCGCCCGCACCGGGGCCGATGTCAACGATCCAGTCGGCCGCGCGGATCGTGTCCTCGTCATGCTCGACGACGATGAGGGTGTTGCCCAGGTCTCGCAGGCGGGTGAGCGTGTCGATGAGTCGGCGGTTGTCCCGCTGGTGCAGGCCGATGCTCGGCTCGTCGAGCACGTACAGCACGCCGACCAGGCCGCTGCCGATCTGGGTCGCGAGCCGGATGCGCTGGGCCTCGCCGCCTGACAGCGTTCCGGCGGCGCGCGACAGGGTCAGGTAGTCCAGACCGACGTCGAGCAGGAACCCGAGGCGTGCGTCGATCTCCTTCAGCACCTGCACGGCGATCTGGCGCCCGCGCTCGTCGAGCTCCGCGGTCAGCAGGAAGTCGCGGGCGTCCGCGATCGACAGATCGCACACCTGCGCGATCGAGTGACCACCGATGGTCACCGCGAGCACCTCGGGCTTGAGACGGGTGCCCTTGCACACCGGGCACGGCACCTCGCGCATGTAGGACTCGTACTTCTCTCGCGACCATTCCGACTCGGTCTGCGAGTGGAGACGCTCGAGCCACGTGATGACGCCCTCGAAGCCGGTCGTATACTGCCGCTCCCGTCCGAACCGGTTGCGGAACTTGACGTGGACCTCATAGTCGTTGCCGGTGAGAATCGCCGTCTGGACCTTCTGCGGGAGGTCCTCCCACGGCGTCTCCATCGAGAAGTCCAGGTCGTGCGACAACGCGGTCATCATGCGACCGAAGTACTCCGAGGACGTGGACGTGCTCGACCACGGCGCGACGGCGCCATCGCGCAGGCTGAGTGCCGGATCGGGCACGATGAGTTCGGGGTCCACCTCGAGACGCACACCGATGCCGGTGCACTCGGGGCACGCGCCGTACGGGGCGTTGAAGGAGAAGGTGCGGGGCTCGACCTCCTCGAGGGTCAGCACGTGATCGTTGGGGCACGCGCGCTTCTCGCTGTAGCGGCGCGGCGGCATGTCGTCGTCGACGGGGTCGATCAGCACGAGGCCTTCGGCGATGCGCAGCGCGGTCTCGACCGAATCAGTGAGGCGCTGGCGCACGCCGTCCCGCGCCACGAGCCGGTCCACCACCACTTCGATGGTGTGCTTGAGCTTCTTCTCGAGCTGCGGAACGTCGGTGAGCTGAACCGTCTCGCCGTCCACGCGGGCGCGAGCGAACCCCTGCTGCTGGAGCTCTTCGAACAGATCCGCGTACTCGCCCTTGCGGCCGCGCACCACGGGGGCGAGCACCTGGTAGCGCGTGCCCTCCGGCAGCGCGAGCACGGAGTCCACGATCTGCTGCGGCGTCTGCGCCTGGATGCGTTCGCCGCACACCGGGCAGTGCGGGGTGCCCACCCGTGCGTACAGCAGGCGGAGGTAGTCGTACACCTCGGTGATGGTGCCCACGGTGGAGCGCGGGTTGCGGTTGGTCGACTTCTGGTCGATCGACACCGCTGGCGAGAGTCCTTCGATGAAGTCCACGTCCGGCTTGTCCATCTGGCCCAGGAACTGGCGCGCGTAGGCGGACAGCGACTCGACGTACCGGCGCTGCCCCTCGGCGAAGATCGTGTCGAAGGCCAGCGACGACTTGCCAGAGCCCGACAGT
It encodes the following:
- the uvrA gene encoding excinuclease ABC subunit UvrA is translated as MNDRLMVRGAREHNLKGVDIDLPRDSLIVFSGLSGSGKSSLAFDTIFAEGQRRYVESLSAYARQFLGQMDKPDVDFIEGLSPAVSIDQKSTNRNPRSTVGTITEVYDYLRLLYARVGTPHCPVCGERIQAQTPQQIVDSVLALPEGTRYQVLAPVVRGRKGEYADLFEELQQQGFARARVDGETVQLTDVPQLEKKLKHTIEVVVDRLVARDGVRQRLTDSVETALRIAEGLVLIDPVDDDMPPRRYSEKRACPNDHVLTLEEVEPRTFSFNAPYGACPECTGIGVRLEVDPELIVPDPALSLRDGAVAPWSSTSTSSEYFGRMMTALSHDLDFSMETPWEDLPQKVQTAILTGNDYEVHVKFRNRFGRERQYTTGFEGVITWLERLHSQTESEWSREKYESYMREVPCPVCKGTRLKPEVLAVTIGGHSIAQVCDLSIADARDFLLTAELDERGRQIAVQVLKEIDARLGFLLDVGLDYLTLSRAAGTLSGGEAQRIRLATQIGSGLVGVLYVLDEPSIGLHQRDNRRLIDTLTRLRDLGNTLIVVEHDEDTIRAADWIVDIGPGAGEHGGEVVHSGTYDELLVNERSITGAYVAGRRAIAMPAERRQRDADRALTVVGAREHNLQDIDVTFPLGVLTAVTGVSGSGKSTLVNSILYTSLANTLNGARQVAGRHTRITGTDHLDKIVHVDQGPIGRTPRSNPATYTGVWDKVRKLFAETNEAKVRGYGPGRFSFNVKGGRCESCSGDGTLKIEMNFLPDVYVPCEVCRGARYNRETLEVHFKGKTVADVLDMPIEQAAEFFEAIPTISRHLRTLVDVGLGYVRLGQPAPTLSGGEAQRVKLASELQRRSTGRTIYVLDEPTTGLHFEDVSKLLGVLQDLVDKGNTVIVIEHNLDVIKSADWVIDMGPEGGNGGGLVVAEGTPEHIADVEASHTGRFLKEILGVEAPA